Proteins from a genomic interval of uncultured Methanocorpusculum sp.:
- a CDS encoding substrate-binding domain-containing protein gives MKKLLSVFGVFLILLAIICAAGCVSTQQQEPTQLKIATTTSLYDTGLLDAVQDYYLKNYNVDLLITSQGTGKAIASAKNGDVDVLLVHSPSQEAAFIDEGYGVNHRGIAYNYFIIVGPADDPGRIAGMTPEEGVAILKELGDAGTEGIIFVSRGDNSGTHSAEKNIWKSAGFNYTAQITGCGPWYKETGAGMGDSLTTAGQLGAYILTDEATYLTYKKNNNLPLEVIIDEGASLLNRYSIMTISPAKYPDTNVKDATDFTNWLISEEGQNFIGAYGVEVYGKPLFTPMSTLNDSTLPPFNIDCKTP, from the coding sequence ATGAAAAAATTACTAAGTGTGTTTGGTGTTTTTCTCATTCTGCTCGCCATCATCTGCGCTGCAGGGTGTGTCAGTACACAACAGCAGGAACCTACCCAGCTGAAAATCGCGACAACAACATCGCTGTATGATACCGGACTCCTTGACGCGGTCCAGGATTACTATCTTAAAAACTACAATGTTGATCTTCTTATCACATCGCAGGGAACCGGAAAAGCAATTGCCTCGGCAAAGAACGGGGATGTCGATGTCTTACTCGTCCACTCCCCCTCACAGGAAGCAGCCTTTATCGACGAGGGTTATGGTGTGAACCACAGAGGTATTGCATACAACTACTTCATCATCGTCGGCCCGGCCGATGATCCGGGAAGAATTGCAGGCATGACCCCCGAAGAAGGCGTTGCCATACTCAAAGAACTTGGAGATGCAGGAACCGAAGGAATCATCTTCGTATCCCGCGGAGACAACTCGGGAACCCACTCTGCAGAGAAAAACATCTGGAAGTCTGCCGGATTCAACTACACGGCCCAGATCACCGGATGCGGACCATGGTACAAAGAAACAGGTGCAGGAATGGGAGACTCCCTGACCACTGCCGGCCAGCTTGGTGCCTACATCCTCACTGACGAAGCAACCTATCTCACCTACAAGAAGAACAATAACCTCCCGCTCGAAGTAATCATCGATGAGGGAGCTTCCCTTCTGAACAGATACAGTATCATGACCATTTCCCCGGCGAAATATCCAGATACCAATGTGAAAGACGCAACCGATTTCACCAACTGGCTCATCTCTGAAGAAGGTCAGAACTTTATCGGCGCATACGGTGTCGAAGTCTACGGCAAACCACTCTTCACACCGATGAGCACCTTGAACGACAGCACTCTTCCGCCGTTCAACATTGACTGTAAGACCCCTTAG
- the fdhF gene encoding formate dehydrogenase subunit alpha: protein MADLKYIQSTCPYCGTGCSFNLVVSDGKVVGVSPYTRSPVNEGKLCPKGMYANEFINSPDRLTTPQIRKDGKLVPVSWDEATSFIAENLKKYKPSERCALSSARVSNEDNYAMMKFARGVLKTNHIDQCARLCHSSTVAGLAGSFGSGAMTNSIPDIAESKCIFIIGSNTFEQHPLIGRREYMAKANGARYIYADPRRTITASPADLFLQFHSGSDVALLNGLMHVIIENGWEDKEFIEKRTKGYEELKALVMQEKYNLENVAKVTGLKPEDIHTAADWIANSGGCALIYSMGITQHTVGVDNVHATANLQMLTGNLGKRGTGVNPLRGQNNVQGACDMGALPVNFSGYQKVTDPEMHKKFADAWGFPEDIAPTQNGYEVTIMMNVLVDNPGELKCMYIMGENPLMSDPDINHVKEAFENLEFVVVQDIFYNETCDYADVILPAVCYAERDGTQTNTERRVIRWRKAQDAPGEALDDWQIISMVAAKMGYEKQFAWKSASEIFDEMATLTPQYHGMNYERLDTPEGLHWPCKTPEDPGTPILHKEKFLTPDGLGVFFPAEWKAPAEVPDDEYPFVFTTGRCLFHWHTGTMTRRSPTLDKEVPTGWIEINDEDARALGINDGELIKATTRRDSINVIARVSPMIMKGTTFMPFHFAECAANLLTHNALDPVCKIPEYKACAIKISKIEEGQ, encoded by the coding sequence ATGGCTGATTTGAAGTATATTCAGAGCACTTGTCCGTATTGTGGTACCGGCTGCTCTTTTAACCTCGTTGTAAGTGACGGAAAAGTCGTGGGCGTTTCCCCGTACACCCGTTCACCTGTTAACGAAGGAAAACTCTGTCCGAAAGGCATGTATGCCAACGAGTTCATCAACTCTCCCGACAGACTGACTACGCCCCAGATTCGCAAAGACGGCAAACTCGTGCCTGTTTCCTGGGATGAGGCAACCAGCTTCATTGCAGAGAATCTGAAGAAATATAAACCATCAGAGCGGTGTGCTCTTTCGTCTGCCCGTGTGTCCAACGAAGATAACTATGCCATGATGAAATTTGCCCGTGGTGTTTTGAAGACCAATCATATCGACCAATGTGCACGTCTGTGTCACTCTTCCACAGTTGCCGGTCTTGCAGGCTCGTTTGGGTCTGGTGCAATGACCAACAGTATCCCCGATATTGCCGAGTCTAAGTGTATTTTCATCATCGGTTCCAACACTTTCGAGCAGCACCCGCTGATCGGACGCCGCGAATATATGGCAAAAGCAAATGGCGCCCGCTATATCTATGCCGATCCGAGACGCACGATCACCGCCAGTCCGGCAGATCTCTTTTTGCAGTTCCACTCCGGATCCGATGTAGCTCTCCTTAACGGTCTGATGCATGTCATCATCGAGAACGGATGGGAAGACAAAGAGTTCATCGAAAAACGCACCAAAGGCTACGAAGAACTCAAAGCTCTTGTCATGCAGGAGAAGTACAATCTGGAGAACGTTGCCAAAGTCACCGGTCTCAAGCCGGAAGATATCCACACCGCTGCCGACTGGATCGCCAACTCGGGCGGATGTGCGTTGATCTATTCCATGGGTATTACCCAGCACACTGTCGGAGTCGACAACGTTCACGCAACGGCAAATCTTCAGATGCTTACCGGAAACCTCGGTAAACGCGGTACCGGTGTCAATCCGCTTCGCGGCCAGAACAATGTTCAGGGTGCCTGCGATATGGGTGCACTTCCGGTTAACTTCAGCGGTTACCAGAAAGTTACCGATCCGGAAATGCACAAAAAGTTCGCCGATGCATGGGGCTTCCCCGAAGACATCGCTCCGACCCAGAACGGATACGAAGTCACCATCATGATGAACGTTCTCGTGGACAACCCCGGAGAACTCAAATGCATGTACATCATGGGTGAAAACCCGCTCATGTCCGATCCGGATATCAACCACGTGAAAGAAGCATTCGAGAACCTCGAGTTCGTCGTCGTCCAGGATATTTTCTACAATGAAACCTGCGACTACGCTGATGTCATCCTTCCGGCTGTCTGTTATGCGGAACGCGATGGAACGCAGACCAACACCGAACGCCGTGTGATTCGCTGGAGAAAAGCTCAGGATGCTCCGGGAGAAGCACTCGACGACTGGCAGATCATCTCCATGGTCGCAGCAAAGATGGGCTACGAAAAACAGTTTGCCTGGAAGTCTGCATCCGAGATCTTCGATGAAATGGCTACCCTTACTCCTCAGTATCATGGTATGAACTACGAGCGTCTTGACACTCCCGAAGGTCTCCACTGGCCGTGCAAGACCCCGGAAGACCCCGGCACTCCGATCCTCCACAAGGAAAAATTCCTGACCCCGGACGGACTCGGCGTCTTCTTCCCGGCAGAATGGAAAGCACCTGCTGAAGTGCCGGATGATGAGTATCCGTTCGTCTTCACGACCGGACGCTGTCTTTTCCACTGGCATACCGGAACGATGACCCGCCGCAGTCCGACTCTCGACAAAGAAGTTCCGACTGGCTGGATCGAAATCAATGACGAGGACGCAAGAGCACTTGGCATCAATGACGGTGAGCTGATTAAAGCAACGACCCGCCGTGATTCTATCAACGTAATCGCACGCGTCAGCCCCATGATCATGAAAGGAACAACCTTCATGCCGTTCCACTTCGCAGAATGTGCAGCGAACCTGCTTACCCACAACGCACTTGATCCGGTCTGTAAGATTCCGGAGTACAAAGCATGTGCAATTAAAATTTCCAAGATCGAGGAGGGTCAGTAA
- a CDS encoding ABC transporter ATP-binding protein: MTDIISVRDLSKSYGKKEIVHPLNFSVKKGEILVIIGPSGTGKSTLLRMLDIIEPASEGEITLFGEKVTKHSAHSLRDRMGMLFQKTVLFDRTVEENIALGLSYRHVPKEERRKRVEKILEEMGMSEYARRRSRTLSGGEGQRISFARVLVTKPEILFLDEPTANLDPGATHLLEEMILHENRVNKTTIIITTHDQAQGQRLADRVAVMIDGSIVQLGSADEVFYHPANERVAKFVGIQNLFTGVVRNKTAVSGGVVFCPAPHVPDGIVQIMLRAEDIFLSKNPIDAGHISVQGRVVSSERSGAFLHVMVDAGCIFTVVCPFRQTETTYVSGDIVWIGWRTDAVHLV; this comes from the coding sequence ATGACTGATATCATCTCGGTCCGTGACCTTTCTAAAAGCTACGGAAAAAAAGAGATCGTTCACCCGCTGAACTTCTCGGTGAAAAAAGGCGAGATCCTCGTGATCATCGGACCGTCAGGTACCGGAAAAAGCACACTTCTTCGAATGCTCGATATAATCGAACCGGCATCCGAAGGCGAGATCACGCTGTTTGGCGAGAAGGTAACAAAACACTCGGCCCACAGTCTCCGGGATCGGATGGGTATGCTTTTCCAAAAAACAGTCCTCTTTGACAGAACCGTGGAGGAAAACATCGCTCTCGGTCTGTCATACAGACATGTTCCTAAAGAAGAAAGACGAAAACGGGTAGAGAAGATTCTCGAAGAGATGGGGATGAGCGAGTATGCGAGAAGAAGAAGCCGGACTCTCTCCGGCGGAGAGGGTCAGCGGATTTCATTTGCCCGGGTCCTGGTGACAAAACCGGAGATCCTTTTCCTCGATGAGCCGACGGCAAATCTCGATCCCGGCGCGACGCACCTCCTTGAAGAGATGATCCTGCATGAAAACCGGGTGAATAAAACGACGATCATCATAACGACCCATGATCAGGCACAGGGTCAGCGGCTCGCCGACCGGGTTGCCGTGATGATCGACGGGTCAATCGTTCAGCTCGGCTCTGCCGATGAAGTGTTCTATCATCCCGCAAACGAGAGGGTGGCAAAGTTCGTCGGCATACAAAACCTCTTCACCGGTGTTGTCAGAAACAAAACTGCGGTTTCGGGAGGCGTCGTTTTCTGCCCTGCACCTCATGTTCCGGACGGGATCGTGCAGATTATGCTTCGCGCAGAGGATATTTTCCTCTCGAAAAACCCGATTGACGCCGGCCATATCTCGGTTCAGGGCAGAGTAGTCTCTTCAGAAAGATCGGGAGCATTCCTTCATGTCATGGTCGATGCCGGATGCATTTTTACCGTCGTCTGCCCGTTCCGGCAAACCGAGACCACCTATGTCTCCGGCGATATCGTCTGGATAGGGTGGCGGACCGATGCCGTCCACCTTGTCTAA
- a CDS encoding Tfx family DNA-binding protein: MTQQEIADELKTTRSNISLIEKSANDNIRLAKEALDYLYSLEATLVCTLSAGSELTQEIFLIYKAARQTGIKVQYDTGALMNRIMTAVPEKISDGTIREDINVYLNLTGIIYIY, encoded by the coding sequence ATGACTCAACAGGAAATCGCGGATGAACTCAAGACCACCCGCTCAAACATTAGTCTTATCGAGAAATCGGCAAACGATAACATTAGGCTTGCAAAAGAGGCGCTGGATTACCTCTATTCACTTGAGGCGACCCTCGTCTGTACGCTGTCTGCCGGAAGCGAGCTCACACAGGAAATTTTTTTGATCTACAAAGCCGCACGCCAGACCGGCATCAAAGTCCAGTACGATACCGGCGCACTGATGAACCGGATCATGACGGCCGTACCGGAAAAGATCTCCGACGGTACAATCAGAGAGGACATCAATGTCTATCTAAATCTCACCGGGATAATATATATATACTAA
- a CDS encoding ABC transporter permease yields MGEITDGFLEAITLIVTLNPEIMEIADRSLYVSSLATIAAALIAIPLGAVIYYYDFRGKRSVINIVQTLYALPTVIVGLLVYLLVSNSGPFGYLKLLYTVNAMIIAQVILVSPLIVGLTIAALSGLDKEMKFTTMALNARAYRAMLTLVRETKFAILSAVVLAFGRAIAEVGAVMMVGGNIRHFTRTLTTAITLNTSMGEFSTSIALGIILLTIALIVNFGVNFFQHYNGRVKDD; encoded by the coding sequence ATGGGAGAGATAACCGACGGGTTTCTGGAAGCGATAACGCTCATCGTCACGCTGAACCCGGAGATCATGGAGATCGCCGACAGAAGTCTGTACGTTTCATCGCTCGCGACAATTGCCGCCGCCTTGATAGCGATCCCGCTCGGCGCCGTTATCTACTACTATGATTTTCGCGGAAAACGATCCGTCATCAATATCGTCCAGACCTTGTATGCTCTGCCGACCGTGATTGTCGGATTACTGGTGTATCTCCTCGTATCGAATTCGGGACCTTTCGGGTACTTAAAACTCCTGTACACGGTCAATGCAATGATCATTGCACAGGTCATTCTCGTTTCGCCCTTAATCGTGGGATTGACCATAGCCGCACTTTCCGGCCTGGACAAAGAGATGAAATTCACCACCATGGCACTCAATGCACGGGCATACCGGGCAATGCTGACCCTGGTTCGCGAAACAAAATTCGCTATTTTATCGGCAGTCGTGCTGGCATTCGGCCGGGCGATCGCAGAAGTCGGCGCCGTTATGATGGTCGGTGGAAATATCCGGCACTTTACCCGGACCCTCACAACGGCCATCACGCTGAACACATCCATGGGAGAGTTTTCCACGTCGATCGCTCTTGGAATTATTCTCCTGACGATCGCGTTGATCGTAAACTTCGGCGTGAATTTTTTCCAGCACTATAACGGGAGGGTGAAAGATGACTGA
- a CDS encoding Coenzyme F420 hydrogenase/dehydrogenase, beta subunit C-terminal domain gives MSAKGDMFYAWTAVPDIKGECGGAVTSILKYLLDSKIVDGVLTVQKGLDVFDAEPIVITDSADLAKTAGSLHCGTLLLPKLIKKYLNGAKDMKLAVTCKGCDAKAMYELAKRNQINLDNIVMIGLNCGGSVSPIVARDMIASKYGINPNDVVKEEIDKGQFIVMTKDGQHKGISIDELEEEGLGRRTNCQRCETKIPRQCDVVCGNWGVIGDKAGKATFVEICSDKGAMVFDGAVKAGVLQTCAPEAKGLEIRGKIENVMIKMGKKNQEKQFAAIGEGTGGRLTYIMAETSRCIKCYGCIESCPICYCVECSTKKPYLVPPGRLPPDFMFQLIRFAHIADSCVNCGQCTDVCPMNIPNSLFMHAQQVELEKMFGHKPGVDMELPVLAFAEEADERARLHATGSDMIFENVFKE, from the coding sequence ATGTCTGCCAAAGGTGATATGTTCTACGCATGGACCGCAGTCCCCGACATTAAGGGAGAATGCGGTGGCGCCGTAACATCCATTCTCAAATATCTGCTTGACAGCAAGATCGTTGACGGTGTCTTAACCGTCCAGAAAGGTCTCGACGTTTTCGATGCAGAACCGATCGTCATTACCGATTCTGCCGATCTTGCCAAGACTGCCGGTTCCCTTCACTGCGGAACCCTGCTCCTGCCAAAGCTCATCAAGAAGTACCTGAACGGTGCAAAAGACATGAAACTCGCCGTAACCTGCAAAGGCTGCGATGCGAAGGCAATGTATGAACTGGCAAAGCGTAACCAGATCAATCTCGACAACATCGTCATGATCGGTCTGAACTGCGGTGGGTCCGTCTCCCCAATTGTTGCCCGCGACATGATTGCATCGAAGTACGGCATCAACCCGAATGATGTAGTGAAAGAGGAGATCGACAAGGGACAGTTCATTGTCATGACCAAAGACGGTCAGCACAAGGGCATCTCGATCGATGAACTCGAAGAAGAAGGTCTCGGCCGCAGAACAAACTGTCAGCGCTGCGAAACCAAGATCCCCCGTCAGTGTGATGTCGTATGCGGTAACTGGGGAGTTATCGGCGACAAAGCCGGCAAAGCAACCTTCGTTGAGATCTGCTCCGATAAAGGCGCCATGGTCTTCGACGGTGCCGTCAAGGCTGGCGTTCTTCAGACCTGCGCACCCGAGGCAAAAGGTCTCGAGATCCGCGGCAAGATCGAGAACGTCATGATCAAGATGGGCAAGAAGAATCAGGAAAAGCAGTTTGCCGCGATCGGTGAAGGTACCGGCGGCCGCCTTACCTATATCATGGCCGAAACCAGCCGCTGCATCAAATGTTACGGCTGTATTGAAAGCTGCCCGATTTGTTACTGTGTTGAGTGTTCAACGAAAAAGCCCTATCTGGTTCCGCCGGGAAGACTTCCGCCGGACTTCATGTTCCAGCTGATCAGATTCGCCCATATCGCAGATTCCTGTGTGAACTGTGGTCAGTGTACCGATGTCTGCCCGATGAACATTCCGAACTCGCTCTTCATGCACGCCCAGCAGGTCGAACTTGAGAAAATGTTCGGTCACAAGCCGGGTGTTGACATGGAGCTTCCGGTCCTTGCCTTCGCCGAAGAAGCTGATGAGCGTGCCCGTCTGCATGCAACCGGTTCGGATATGATCTTTGAGAACGTGTTCAAAGAGTAA